Part of the Acidobacteriota bacterium genome, GGCGTCCGAGGGCAAAGCCCGAGGCGGCGGCCTAAGCCGCCGAGGAAAGGGGGTGAGAGCCAACGACCTGTGCGTTGGTTCGAGGGGGGCGCCTATAGCCCTTAGGCCACTCGATCCTCCGAAACTAAGCAGCCGCCTGCCAGGCAGCAGGCGGCTCCGAGGGGGAAGCCCGAGGCGGCGGCGAAAGCAGCCGAGGACGGGGGTGAGGCCTGGCCGGCCGCACCGCACGACATGTGCGTGCGGGCCGGGCCGCGGAGGCGAGGGGGGCGCCTTCAGCCCCCCTGGAAAAGACAGCCGCGACGCGGCTCGTTAAGTTACGGCAAACCGAGGAAGAAACGGCTCCAGCGGGGGGCGCGATGGCGCTCCGGATCGAGGGAGAACACCACCGTCGTGGCCTCGCCCACGATCAGGGTGCGGTCGACAAATCCGAAGGCGCGTGAGTCGCTGCTGTTGTCGCGATTGTCGCCCATCACGAAGTAGCTGCCTTCGGGCACCACCGTGGGTCCGAAGGTGCGGAAGCGGGCGCGCCGCCCGAAGCCGGCGTCCATCTCACGCCAGATCACCGGGTGACTCTCGTCGTTCTCCATGGTCTCCCAGAAGACCTGGCCGTCGTCGAGCAGCACTTCCTGGTCGAGGCCCAGGGCGAGCTCGTGCTCCTCCGGCCCGAAGGGTCGATAGGAGGCCAGCTCGCCGTTGATCTGCACCCGACCGTTGATCATCGAGATGCGATCCCCGGGCAGGCCCACCACCCGCTTGACCAGGCGCTTCTTCTTGCCCGCCGGCGAGTAGAGCACCACCACATCGCCACGCTGCGGGTCGTCCCACTCGAGCAGCCGGACGCGGGTGAAGGGCACCTTGAGGTCGTAGGCCAGCTTGTTGACGAAGATGCGCTCCCCTTCGAGGATGGTCGGCCGCATCGAGCCGGTGGGCACGTCGTTCCAGTCGGCCACCGCCGAGCGGAACGAGAAGACCACCAGCAAAACGACCAGGAAGGGCCGGATCCACTCGGTCCAGAAGCTGCGCAATTTCGACGGCGCCTCGGCGCTGGACTCGACGGTCGGAGCGGCGGGTTCGGGGGGAGTGCTCATCACTTATTCTCAGGCCACCAGGCCTCTTGGCCCGGCTGGCTCATCTGCCAATAGGGAAGACGATCGCACTTGGTCCTGCGGTAGCTCGTGCCATCGCTACGTTCGAGGCTCAGCAGCCGGTGCGGCTCGGCCTTCTCGAAAATATACGACATCCACCCCCGTCGGTTTTCAAGGCGCAGCTCGATGTCGTCGCCCGCGGCGGAGCGCCGCGTCAGGTCATAGGACTGCGCCTCGAGGCGCGGAAAGCGCCCTTCGAGGAGGGTCGGAAAGACTTCGAGCTGCGCCGGGGCGTTGCCGACGACGAACTCGCGCAGGAATCCCGGCAGCCCGTCCTCCGGCAAAGCGGCCGCGGGATAAGGCTGCCGCCGCAGTCCTTGGCCATCGAAATAGGAACGGGTGGTGAGCTCGCCGGCGATGATGTCCGCCGTCGAGACCCCGCACGCCTCGGTACTCGCCGCGGTCAGCTTGCGCAGGCTCCCGCTGCGCCGATCGATGAAGATGCTGGCCATCTGATGGTAGGCGTAGATGCCGGTCTGGACATCCCGAATGTGGTTGACCTTGAGGACATCGAAGCCATCCGGCCGCGGCACGTCGGCCTTGACCTCGAGATCCGGCGCCCACGGCTCCTTGACCACCACCAAGAGCGCTTGGCCGTCGTAGGAGTTGCCGTAGCGGCTCCAGGAAACCTCATAGGCGCAGTACTCGGCCTTGCCGTCATCCCACACCGGGCTCTGGCGCCAATCGGCGAAGGCCGGCACCGCGCACCACGCGAGCAGCAGGGCGAGCACCAGGCCTCCCCCGCAGGCTGAACTGCTTCGGCGACCGTTCATCGACTCTCGCACCTCCTGGGTTGCACTGCGTCCCTTCCCGAGCTCAGGCGGACGCAACGAAAACTTGACGGTTCAACGGACTCGCGCAGCAGCTCGAAAAGGGCAACAGGAGATCTGTCGGCAATCTTCCCACAAAGCGGGCCCTGCCAGGCCGGGCAATCGCGCCGGTCGACCACCGGCGGGATGGCGGCCCCTCGAGGTCGATCAGGCAGCGGCCACCGGCCCTTGATAGGGTCCCGCCGCGAAACCAACCCAAGGAGCCCGACCATGCGCCTGTGCAAAGTCCTGCTGATCCCGAGCCTCTTCGCCCTGCTCGCCGCCTGCGCCGGTGAGCACTCCCACACCGACCGCATGGCCCACGAGCATGCCAACGACGAGCCGGTGGCCGCCGACGCCCAGCGCGCCGCCGGAAAGGTGCTCGACGTCGAGAGCGAGCGGGTGGTCTATGGGCAGCAGGGGGACCTCGAGCTGTCGGGCTATCTCGCCCGGCCAGCCGGCAGTCAACCGGGTGAGTACCCCGGGCTGTTGGTGATCCACGAATGGTGGGGACTGAACGAGAACATCGAGACGATGGCGCGCATGCTGGCCCAGGAGGGCTATGTGGCGCTGGCCGTCGACCTCTACGGCGGCGAGGTCGCCGAGGATCGCGACTCGGCCCGCAGCCTGATGCAGGCGGCGATGACCGACAGCGCTGCCGGCGAGGAGAACCTGCGCCTGGCGCACGACTTCTTGGAGAGTCAGTGGTCGGTCCCGACCACCGGCGCCATCGGCTGGTGCTTCGGCGGCGGCTGGTCGCTACAGGCCGCCCTCCTGCACCCGGGCGAGCTCGACGCGGCGATCATCTACTACGGTCGCCTGGTGACCGACGAAGCGATCCTGGCCGATCTCACAACGCCCATCCTCGGCCTCTTCGGAGCCCTCGACGGGGGCATTCCGGTCGCTCAGGTCGAAGCCTTCGAGGCCGCCCTCGGGAAGCTCGGCAAGGCCGCCGAGATCCACGTCTATGAAGACGCCGACCATGCCTTCGCCAATCCCTCCGGCACGCGCTATCAGCCGGAAGCGGCGCGCGACGCCTGGTACAAGGCCCTCACTTTCCTGAAGAAAAACCTCGCCGCCACGGGCTGAGCGAGGCTGCCTACGAAACGCCGGTGAGGGCGGCGAGGTCGACGAACCAGCGCCGCCGCCCGGCCACCAGCGCCGCCGGCGGGACGCCACTCTGCGCCGGCGAGGACGCCAGCACGGAGCGCAGCGCCGGCAGCTTGCTCGCACCGCGCGCCAAGAACACCACCTGCCGGCAAGACGCCAACCCTCGCAGAGTGAAGGTCACCCGCTCGTGCGGCACCACCGGCGCTCGCCCCTCCGCCGCCAGCCGACCATCCTCGGTCGGCAAAGCTGCCGGGAACAGCGACGCCGTGTGGCCGTCCTCCCCCAGGCCGAGCAGAACCACGTCCCAACCGCCACGGGCCTCGCAGTGCTTGCGGAGCACCTGGTCGTAGGCGCGCGCCGCGGCGCGCGGCCCGAGCTCGCCGCGGATGCGATGAACCGCCGGCGGCGGGCCCGGCAAGGCTCTGAGAAGACAGGTCTCGACCATGGCGAAGTTGCTGTCGTCATGGTCCGGAGGGACGCAACGCTCGTCGCCGAAGAAGAGCTCGATGCGATCCCAGGGCAGCTCCGCCGCGGCCAGCAGCTCGTACACCGGGCGCGGCGTCGATCCTCCGGCGAGTACCAGGGAGGCGGCGCCACGATCGGCCACCGCCCGGCGCAGGTCTGCGGCGATCGCCGCGGCCGCCGCCGAAGCGAGCTCGGGGCTGGTCGCGACCACCACCAGCTCATCCCGAGGAGGACCCGCCGCGAAGGGCACCACACCAGCCCTCAGACGGCGACGGCGGCGAGCTGATCGACCAGGGCGCGCAATCCCGCGGCGCCGTCGCTCCCGAGGTCGAAGCGCCGCAGCTCGCGCTGCCTGGCCACCAGGGCGGCGGCGTCGCCGTCGGCCTGACCGCGCACCAAGGCGGCGAAACCGAAGTCCTTGCCTGGGACCTCTAGGTCTGCCGGCGGCTGATCGATGAGCTGCACGAACCGGCCGCCTGCCGGCCCGCCCTTGTGGAGCTGGCCGGTGGAATGGAGGAAGCGCGGCCCGAAACCGACGGTGACGGCGCAGCCGGCGTGGCGCGACAGGGCGCGGCGGAGGTCATCGAGCAGCGCCACGATCTCGCCCGTCGGCGGCAGGTAGGCCATCACCGCGACGTAGTCGGCCCCGGCGAGCCAGCCCTGCAAAGCCCCACCGCCGGCAACCACCGGCTGCGCCTCGGGAGCCGCGGCCGCCGCATCGGCGGCGGGAGCCATGGCGCGCTGGGTGAGCTCTTTGGCGAGCTGCACATCGGGCTGATCGAAGGGCTGGACACCGAGGGCGACGCCGGCCGCCGCGGTGGCCATCTCCCAGCGGAAGATCTCGCCGGCCAGATCGTGCGGATCGGCGAGGCGCAGGCGAACCACCGCGCGACCCGCTTCCGGCAGGGCGACGGCTTCGTCCCCGGCGAGCTCGAAGATCACGAACAGACGATCGTCCCCCGGGGCCGTCGCGCCTTCGCCGACCACCGGCAGCAGGCCGCGGCCGTCCTTGCCCAGGCTCTCGGCGATCAGCTGCTCGAGCCAATCGGGAAAGGACGACAGCCGCGGCGAGGTCATGAAGGTGATCTTGTCGCGGCCGG contains:
- the lepB gene encoding signal peptidase I; protein product: MSTPPEPAAPTVESSAEAPSKLRSFWTEWIRPFLVVLLVVFSFRSAVADWNDVPTGSMRPTILEGERIFVNKLAYDLKVPFTRVRLLEWDDPQRGDVVVLYSPAGKKKRLVKRVVGLPGDRISMINGRVQINGELASYRPFGPEEHELALGLDQEVLLDDGQVFWETMENDESHPVIWREMDAGFGRRARFRTFGPTVVPEGSYFVMGDNRDNSSDSRAFGFVDRTLIVGEATTVVFSLDPERHRAPRWSRFFLGLP
- a CDS encoding dienelactone hydrolase family protein, which encodes MRLCKVLLIPSLFALLAACAGEHSHTDRMAHEHANDEPVAADAQRAAGKVLDVESERVVYGQQGDLELSGYLARPAGSQPGEYPGLLVIHEWWGLNENIETMARMLAQEGYVALAVDLYGGEVAEDRDSARSLMQAAMTDSAAGEENLRLAHDFLESQWSVPTTGAIGWCFGGGWSLQAALLHPGELDAAIIYYGRLVTDEAILADLTTPILGLFGALDGGIPVAQVEAFEAALGKLGKAAEIHVYEDADHAFANPSGTRYQPEAARDAWYKALTFLKKNLAATG
- the pgl gene encoding 6-phosphogluconolactonase, coding for MVPFAAGPPRDELVVVATSPELASAAAAAIAADLRRAVADRGAASLVLAGGSTPRPVYELLAAAELPWDRIELFFGDERCVPPDHDDSNFAMVETCLLRALPGPPPAVHRIRGELGPRAAARAYDQVLRKHCEARGGWDVVLLGLGEDGHTASLFPAALPTEDGRLAAEGRAPVVPHERVTFTLRGLASCRQVVFLARGASKLPALRSVLASSPAQSGVPPAALVAGRRRWFVDLAALTGVS